The proteins below are encoded in one region of Xenopus laevis strain J_2021 chromosome 8L, Xenopus_laevis_v10.1, whole genome shotgun sequence:
- the LOC108699637 gene encoding C2 calcium-dependent domain-containing protein 4C, which yields MFRSKKKVVHSYPNILTPDQIPKFFIPPKLSPALVRAGYGRTGMEKRHEGLKPSPKALLKSAHRHVIQVEDVEGEMEAPDPVTQGPFSAPLMGGLYLSESPNTRRRESLFHERCQTHGPCEMASLSPLDGSTRPSWRNSTSDLELHQVSLGAMDSDTTSSADSSPFSSPLLTRSMAGSLVGQVYDKQRQFGRPLSSKALDRTSSLSTEETSSADTSPYVTRRDSQRGLGLSMVHLVPPPVFHLDFICCKERLTKETEVLIDKGGLLRLSAEYIKEMGRLRVKLVSAENLYPPYQDPKNISCCAVMCLQPGKQQKQKSTVIRRSRNPIFNEDFFYEGVEKSELDTRSLRVKVVNQGSGMRRDQLLGHTELRLCSILPPS from the coding sequence ATGTTCCGCTCCAAGAAGAAGGTGGTGCACTCCTACCCCAACATCCTCACCCCTGACCAGATCCCCAAGTTCTTCATCCCTCCAAAACTTTCCCCAGCGCTGGTCAGGGCAGGATATGGCAGAACAGGGATGGAAAAGAGACATGAAGGGTTAAAGCCCAGCCCCAAGGCTTTGCTGAAGTCAGCGCACCGCCATGTTATTCAAGTTGAAGATGTAGAGGGTGAGATGGAGGCACCAGATCCAGTGACTCAAGGGCCTTTTTCTGCTCCTCTAATGGGGGGTCTCTATTTGTCTGAAAGTCCCAACACACGCAGAAGGGAGTCTCTCTTTCATGAGAGGTGCCAGACTCATGGACCTTGTGAGATGGCCTCATTGTCCCCACTGGATGGAAGTACCAGGCCAAGCTGGAGAAACTCAACCTCAGACTTGGAGTTACATCAGGTCTCACTTGGAGCTATGGACAGTGACACCACTTCTTCTGCCGACTCCTCTCCCTTCAGTTCTCCTCTGCTCACCCGTTCCATGGCTGGGAGCTTGGTCGGCCAAGTCTATGATAAGCAACGCCAGTTTGGTCGCCCTCTAAGCAGCAAAGCCTTGGACCGGACAAGCTCCCTGTCCACTGAGGAGACCAGTTCAGCAGACACCAGCCCCTATGTCACTCGCAGAGACAGCCAACGGGGGTTAGGACTTTCCATGGTCCATCTGGTCCCACCACCAGTTTTTCATCTTGACTTTATCTGCTGCAAGGAGAGGTTGACCAAAGAAACTGAGGTCCTGATAGACAAGGGAGGGCTTCTGCGCTTGTCTGCTGAGTACATAAAGGAGATGGGGCGCCTTAGGGTGAAGCTGGTCAGTGCAGAGAACCTGTACCCACCCTATCAGGACCCCAAGAACATTAGCTGCTGTGCAGTCATGTGCCTACAGCCAGGGAAGCAGCAGAAGCAGAAGAGCACTGTCATACGCAGGAGTCGGAACCCCATCTTCAACGAGGACTTCTTTTATGAAGGGGTGGAGAAGTCGGAGCTGGACACCAGGAGCCTTAGGGTGAAGGTTGTAAACCAGGGGTCCGGCATGCGCAGAGACCAATTGTTGGGTCATACCGAGCTCAGGCTCTGCTCCATCCTACCACCTTCATAG